The DNA segment AATATCAAAAGTAATAGTCGAAATTTTTGATAATAAAAACTGTTAGTTTTAAAAAATAAATAATTACTGTAATGATTTCAGTTTGGTTTCTATTGTAGCGTTTTTATCTAGTCTGTGGTCTATTTTTAGTTCTGTTATCACTCTTTTTGCACCTGCTTTTATGACTGCGTTGTGTGCTTGTTTTACTGCTTTGAATAGTTCATCTAGGTTTTTTGTTTCTATTACTGTTGCCATTGCGTTTGTCTCGTGTTTTATCTTGTTTTTCTCTAATGTTTTGATTACTATTTTCACGTATTTGCTTAGGCTTGTGTTTTTTCCTATTGGTGCTATGCTTAGTTGTGATATTATCATTTTTAACCACCTTGTCTTTGTGTATGTTTTTTCTAGTTAAATAAACTATATATAGTTAACATATGTTAATTATTTTAAGTTTTGTTCTCATAAACTTTCTTAAACCTGATATAAAATTCTATAAAAAAAGAAGATATTAAAACATGAAAACAT comes from the Candidatus Thermoplasmatota archaeon genome and includes:
- a CDS encoding MTH1187 family thiamine-binding protein encodes the protein MIISQLSIAPIGKNTSLSKYVKIVIKTLEKNKIKHETNAMATVIETKNLDELFKAVKQAHNAVIKAGAKRVITELKIDHRLDKNATIETKLKSLQ